Below is a window of Demequina muriae DNA.
CTGCACCGGGGTGTCGCTCATGCGAGGTAAGCGTAGTCGCGCCCGCCGCGGCCCAACACTGCGAACCACTTTCGCCCGCGACACCCCGTAGGACCGCTCCGTCGGGGTCGCGGCGCGGGGTGTCGCGGGCAAGAACGGTTCGTAGTCAATGAGCGACGGCGGCCGATGCGCGAGCCGGGAGTGCGCCAGCGGCTTAGGCTGTCAGCCATGGAGTTCCGGCCCTTCACCGTCGAGCTCCGCACCCGATTCCGGGGCCTGACCAGCCGCTCCGGCGTGCTCGTCCGCGCGATCGACGCGGAAGGGCACGAGCATTGGGGCGAGTACTCGCCGTTCGCCGACTATTCGCCCGAGCGCAAGAGCCGGTGGTGGCGCGCCGCGATGGAGGCTGCTCGCGGCGAGTGGCCTGCGCCGGTGCGTGACTCGGTCGCCGTCAACAGCATCGTCCCCGAGGTCGACCCCGAGCGCGCCCGCGCCTACGCCACGGCAGGGGGAGCCCGCACCGCCAAGGTCAAGGTGGGCGGCGGGACTCTTGCGGACGACATCGCCCGTATCGAGGCCGTGGCCGATGCGCTGGGCGCGGGGGGTGCGATTCGCATCGACGTCAATGGCGGTTGGGAACTCGACGATGCGGTGCGCGCGATCCAGGCGCTCGACCGCGCCGCCCGCACGGGTGGCGTCGACGGGCTCGAGTACGTGGAGCAGCCGTGCGACACCGTCGCCGATCTCGCGTCGCTGCGACGCCGCGTGGACGTGCCCATCGCGGCCGACGAGGCCATCCGCATTCCCGGCACGGCAAGCGCGGTCCTCGCGGCCGATGCGGCAGACGTCTTCATCCTCAAGGCTTCCCCTTTGGGGGGCGTGCGGCGCGCGCTCGAGATCGCCGACGAGATTGCGCCCCGGCCGGTGGTCATCGCGAGCTCGATGGAGTCCTCCGTGGGGCTGGCGGCCGGCATCGCGCTCGCGTGCGCCCTTCCCGAGGAGCCGCTGGCGTGTGGACTCGGCACGGGAATGCTGCTCGCCACCGACACCGTCGCGTCGACGCTCGCGCCGACCGGCGGTCGCATCGGCTCACAGCCCCTGGAGGTCATCTAAGTGAATGCCAACCCGTCCGCCGCCTTTGCGCGCGAACTCGTCGCCTCGCTCTACGACCTGGGCGTGAGGGATTTCGTCCTGTGCCCCGGGTCGCGTTCGGGACCCTTGGCACACGCGCTCGCAGAGGCGGGCGGCGGCAACCCTCCGCTCGGTGCTCCCCGCGTCGACCTGCACGTGCGGGTGGACGAGCGTTCCGCCGCCTTCGTGGCGCTCGGCATCGCGCGCGGGCGAGCCGCGACCGATGTTCCTCGGCCGGTTGCGATGATCACCACCTCCGGCACCGCCGTCGGCAACCTGCTGCCG
It encodes the following:
- a CDS encoding o-succinylbenzoate synthase — its product is MEFRPFTVELRTRFRGLTSRSGVLVRAIDAEGHEHWGEYSPFADYSPERKSRWWRAAMEAARGEWPAPVRDSVAVNSIVPEVDPERARAYATAGGARTAKVKVGGGTLADDIARIEAVADALGAGGAIRIDVNGGWELDDAVRAIQALDRAARTGGVDGLEYVEQPCDTVADLASLRRRVDVPIAADEAIRIPGTASAVLAADAADVFILKASPLGGVRRALEIADEIAPRPVVIASSMESSVGLAAGIALACALPEEPLACGLGTGMLLATDTVASTLAPTGGRIGSQPLEVI